The Cannabis sativa cultivar Pink pepper isolate KNU-18-1 chromosome 8, ASM2916894v1, whole genome shotgun sequence genomic interval TTTTGgtcataactctttcaatatTGCTTGAAATTGAATGATTCAAGATGTTTTGGAAAGTCAAAACTtttattcatattattttctctCAAAGTAAACACATCATAGTCGAAAAATGCGCTTGAAACTTCATACTTGATTTTTGATTGTAAATAGAACGTGTTGAGTATCCAAAACTTAAATTTTTTCACAATTTATATCCTAGAATTCCAAATTTCATGATAATTCATCATATTCATCtcatttaatatgtttttttctcatttttaattCACATTATGAATTTTACTATTTAATCCTGAAACAAATAGAAAACAATCATAATTCTACACAAAATGAATCTAATAAATTGAAACACacctttaaaatattttataaaatacaccTAAAACTACCCTATCACCCCCAAACTATGACCATCGTATTTTGTTCTTTGAAGTTTTACTTCCACCATAACATGTCCCTTTTAATGATAAAACTTCAAAGAGCAAAATATGATAGTGATCATACTTTGGGGGAGaagattgttaattttttttgactGAAGTCTAACAAAATTTGACAGAAGTTCCATAAACTATTAATGTTAAAAGTAGAAAGAGAATACTTAAATTAGtgataaagtttgagaaacaagacaccttaaaaaataataataatatgaatcaTATATCGGTGTATGTATCAAGTAGTAAAGGTCATGGaaattctcaaaaaaaaaaaaaaaggtcatggaatactttaattttgtgGTTATTATTGGTGTTTTGTCAACTTAGGATATTCATGGCTCTATTTGACCAATTAGTCCTAAGGCTATATAGCTTTGCTTTTTGTGCCTTTGCTTTACCAAGCATGAATGTCTCTTCgactatatttgtatatatattatgcttTATTTTTCTTCTCCATCCTATTAATTTCAACACCCTTCCAAATCACACATCATTTTTATCTACAACCCCCTTTGACAGCTGATATATATTGCTTTATTTGCAATTATCATCTCATATCAAAATCATTATTTTACATTTCATTTTTGAATATAAGTACATCTAATCTAACCTATTCTATACGTATGTaatatttcaactaaaaattGCTTCCATAAATGCTTGTATATTAGGTACAATTATGGTCTCATCTCAAACATTCTTAATGTAGTTGTACTTCATTCTAGTACAAATTAGTTATACATATGAATAATGTCTAAATATGTTAATAAACTAGGATAACCCAATTGCCTATATCTAGATATATGGTACAAATAAagattgtatttttatttgtcTTGGAATGAAAGACTGGTTTTTGAAGCCCAAGAAGGGTCTCTCAAGAGTGGTGGCTATAATCACTAGCAAGTGACCATTGGAGCTTTGAAATAGGTAATCAATTCAACAACACTCCTTAGTTAACGGAATCAGAgttttataaaattgaaaaatcctTTGTTATCCCCAAGAATTTTGTCCCTTAAACAGCTTTGATAAACacccttattttttttaaccccatattcttttatttgtgTAGGGATGTAGACTAATCCACCGTCCAAAAGCCAAAAGAAAACTTCATAAGCCATTTTTTTAATAGGGTAAGATTTGGAAATGGCTGCTCAGATCAGTAGCAGTAATACTAATAAGCTCTATTTGAAAGCTTTTGTCCTATTCATATGGCTTAGTAGTGTCTCCACAATTGGTCAGAGCCAACTTAATAACAACAACACTTCATCTAAAGATGTCTCTGGCTTTCACTGCAGTACTAGTAAAAATGTGTCATTGAACAGATGTGAGACATTTGCCATTCTCAGAACCAATTCTCACTTCTCTTCTCTTTCAAATTTGAGCTATTATTTGGGTCTTAATCGGTTTGTGGTTGCTCAAGCTAATGGCATTTCTCCAGAGACTGAGTTTCTCCCCAAAGACCAGCCTTTATTGATACCAATCAACTGCCAATGCAGCCTTGGATTTTTTCAAGCTCAGTTGGCCAAAATTACTGTCAAAGGTGAAACCTTTACTGGGATTTCTGATTCTTTAGAAGGCTTGACAACTTGTAAAGCCATCAAAGATAAGAACCCAAATGTCTCATCTTTGGATCTTGGTGAGAAAGTTTTGAACTTGCTAATTCCACTCCCTTGTGCTTGTCCTTCTTCTGAACTTAGTCCAATACCAACACCTCTTTATCTTCTTACTTATCCAATTACTAAAGGTGATACAGTTTCTAACTTAGCCATTAAGttcaatacaactaaagaagCTATTATCTCTGCAAATAACAGATCATTTGGAGCTGTTAAAGAAAGCTTAACACCCTTTACATCTCTAATTGTCCCGGTTACTAGTAAGCCTGTTCTAGGCTCACTTGTCAAACCCCGCCAACCGAATTTGAGCTTTTCGGGTTCTAGTATCCCAGTCATTAGTCCACACAAGAAGAAATCAAAGATGAGGAAAGTTGGACTGTATATTGCTCTTACTGCTATCTTTGTAGGTGTTAGTGTAGCAGTTGCAGCAGCTTTCTTAGTATTCCAAATGAAGAAGAAACAGAGTTTATCATGCAAAGAATCAGGTGATGTAGAGCTTCAACAGCTAAGTTTAAGTGTAAGAACTATAAGTGACAACAAGGTTTCTTTTGAAGGATCTATTCAGGACCCTCTTGATGGCCAAACCGTTACAAGTACAACACCCCGAAAGGCGCTTGTGGAGACTTACACAGTTGAGGAGCTGAAGAAAGCAACAGAGGATTTCAATTCAAGCAACCATATTGAAGGTGCTGTTTACCATGGCAGGCTAAGTGGGAAGAATTTGGCTGTAAAGCGCATTAGACAAGAACTCATCTCCAAAATCGAGTTTAATCTCTTCAATGAAGCAATTCATCACCATCCCAACATAATAAAGTTGTTAGGGACATGTTTGACTGAAGATGGTCCTGATTCATTTCTGGTTTTTGAGTATGCTAAAAATGGTTCCTTGAAAGATTGGCTTCATGGTGGATTAGCTATGAAAAACCAGTTCATTTCCTCTTGCTATTGTTTCTTGACATGGAGCCAAAGATTGAAGATTTGTCTAGATGTGGCCATGGCTTTACATTATATGCATCACATAATGGAGCCCTTTTATGTCCACAGAAACATCAAGAGCAGAAACATTTTCTTAGACGAAGAATTCAATGCCAAAGTTGGGAATTTCGGTATGGTGAAGTGTGTACAAGACAACACATCAGACCCTCAAATATGTTCATCCAATCCTGCAACTTGGAGCCTTGGCTATTTAGCTCCTGAGTACATTCACCAAGGAGTAATCTCTCCAAGCATGGATATTTTCGCATATGGGGTAGTTTTGCTTGAGATTTTATCAGGCAAAACACCAATTTCTAGGCCTAATGAGAAGGGAGCAAGTAGTGTTTTACTTTCAGAGAAAATTAAGTCCATATTAGAGTCAGAAGATGCAGATGAGCTAAGGGAATGGATGGACAGCGCTTTAGG includes:
- the LOC115698635 gene encoding protein LYK2 isoform X1 → MAAQISSSNTNKLYLKAFVLFIWLSSVSTIGQSQLNNNNTSSKDVSGFHCSTSKNVSLNRCETFAILRTNSHFSSLSNLSYYLGLNRFVVAQANGISPETEFLPKDQPLLIPINCQCSLGFFQAQLAKITVKGETFTGISDSLEGLTTCKAIKDKNPNVSSLDLGEKVLNLLIPLPCACPSSELSPIPTPLYLLTYPITKGDTVSNLAIKFNTTKEAIISANNRSFGAVKESLTPFTSLIVPVTSKPVLGSLVKPRQPNLSFSGSSIPVISPHKKKSKMRKVGLYIALTAIFVGVSVAVAAAFLVFQMKKKQSLSCKESGDVELQQLSLSVRTISDNKVSFEGSIQDPLDGQTVTSTTPRKALVETYTVEELKKATEDFNSSNHIEGAVYHGRLSGKNLAVKRIRQELISKIEFNLFNEAIHHHPNIIKLLGTCLTEDGPDSFLVFEYAKNGSLKDWLHGGLAMKNQFISSCYCFLTWSQRLKICLDVAMALHYMHHIMEPFYVHRNIKSRNIFLDEEFNAKVGNFGMVKCVQDNTSDPQICSSNPATWSLGYLAPEYIHQGVISPSMDIFAYGVVLLEILSGKTPISRPNEKGASSVLLSEKIKSILESEDADELREWMDSALGENYSFDAAVTLANLARACIEEDYALRPTAEEVVEKLSRLVDEAPEGECILMSESSSKPLVEAAAADNM
- the LOC115698635 gene encoding protein LYK2 isoform X2 gives rise to the protein MAAQISSSNTNKLYLKAFVLFIWLSSVSTIGQSQLNNNNTSSKDVSGFHCSTSKNVSLNRCETFAILRTNSHFSSLSNLSYYLGLNRFVVAQANGISPETEFLPKDQPLLIPINCQCSLGFFQAQLAKITVKGETFTGISDSLEGLTTCKAIKDKNPNVSSLDLGEKVLNLLIPLPCACPSSELSPIPTPLYLLTYPITKGDTVSNLAIKFNTTKEAIISANNRSFGAVKESLTPFTSLIVPVTSKPVLGSLVKPRQPNLSFSGSSIPVISPHKKKSKMRKVGLYIALTAIFVGVSVAVAAAFLVFQMKKKQSLSCKESGSIQDPLDGQTVTSTTPRKALVETYTVEELKKATEDFNSSNHIEGAVYHGRLSGKNLAVKRIRQELISKIEFNLFNEAIHHHPNIIKLLGTCLTEDGPDSFLVFEYAKNGSLKDWLHGGLAMKNQFISSCYCFLTWSQRLKICLDVAMALHYMHHIMEPFYVHRNIKSRNIFLDEEFNAKVGNFGMVKCVQDNTSDPQICSSNPATWSLGYLAPEYIHQGVISPSMDIFAYGVVLLEILSGKTPISRPNEKGASSVLLSEKIKSILESEDADELREWMDSALGENYSFDAAVTLANLARACIEEDYALRPTAEEVVEKLSRLVDEAPEGECILMSESSSKPLVEAAAADNM